The genomic interval TCTCAACGGTATGATATACGCCTGTCGTGAGGGTACCGGAAGTCGTGGTCACACACGAGGCGAGCATGAAAAGTGATAAAAGGAGGAGGAGTCGATACGAAATTGCACCGATCCGCTTCATTGTATCTCCTCCAAGATCAACCGAACCGCGTCAGCGGGTGTGGTCGCATACATGACGCCGTCTATATGCCCCCAGGCCAAAAGCCCCACCACCGGCTTTCTCATCTTTAAGGCCAGGGCCACCTCGCTCAGTGTTCCGGCCCCCCCGGCGAGGGCGATCACTCCGTCGGCGGAACCGACGACCAGCGCGTTTCTCGCATGTCCCATGCCCGTCACGATGGTAACATCGACGAATGGGTTGGCGTCGTCTTTGTCTGTTCCCGGTATGATTCCCACCGCCGTGCCGCCCGCCTCCTTCGTCCCCTGTGATGCACCCCTCATCGCACCGCCCAGCCCCCCGCATATCACGATTACTCCCCTTTCCGCGAGCATTCCGCACACCTCTCTTGCCTGCGACTCAATCGCGTCGTCTTCTGTCCCTGAGCCGACAACCGCGATTTGATTCGGTTTTCTCATGCTACACCAGATATTTGATGACCACGAAACCGAGGACGATCAGTGCAAAAAACACGATGGTCAACAGATTGAAGTACTTGTCGATGAAATCCTTTATCGGCTCGCCGAATAGATAGATCAATCCCGCCACGATGAAGAACCGTGCGCTCCTGCTGACGAATGACGCCGCCATGAAGCGGATGAAGTCGATGGAACACGCCCCCGAGGCGATGGTAAAGACCTTATATGGAATCGGCGTGAAGCCCGCCATGCCCACGACCCAGAAATCATAGGCCTGGAAGAGCTCCTGAAGTCTGAGGAATTGATCCATGTACCCGTAAAAGTTCAAAATCGGAATACCGATCAGCTCCATGAACTTCAATCCGATCAGATACCCCAGGGCGCCCCCCACCACCGACGCGATTGCACACGCAAGGGCGTACCTGAAAGCCCGCTTCGGAATAGAGATGGCAAGGGCGATGAGCAGCACGTCCGGCGGTATCGGGAAAAAGGATGATTCGCAAAACGCCAGCACGAAAAGTGCCGGCATCGCGTATGGCGTCTCCGCCCAGTGAAGTACCCAGTCATACAGTCTTCTAAAAAGATGAAAGATATTTAATTTTTCCAACCATGTTCACCTATCAGCTTGACAAATCGACAATCACCCATATGGGTGCGCTTTGTTCCGTTTCCCTTTCGAGTAATTTTCACCAATTCCTGGCTGATCCTTCCCCCCACGGGTATCACAAGACTCCCTCCATCGGACAACTGGTCGACCAGTGGACTCGGAACGTCTGGGGACGCGGCGGTGACGATAATGGCGTCGAACGGCGCATATTCCCGCCATCCCTGGGTGCCGTCATCAACCTTTATGGTGATATTTGTATACCCCAACTCCTCAAGGATGCCTTTCGATCTCTTTGCCAGTTTTTCGATGCGCTCGATTGAATAGACATGACCGGCAAGCTCCGCAAGAATCGCTGTCTGGTAGCCCGAGCCGGTGCCGATTTCCAACACCGATTCCGTGCCCGACAACTCCAGCGCCTCGGTCATCAGAGCGACGATATACGGCTGAGAGATGGTTTGACCGGAGCCGATGGGAAGGGGATGGTCGTTGTATGCCTGCCCCCTGAGGGCGTCCTCCACGAATCGATAGCGGGGAACCCTGCGAAACGCGTCCAGAACTCTCTCGTCCCTGATACCCCGGGATTCTATTTGATTCGATACCATCCTCTGTGCAGAGATGGAGTATTCATCTACAGGTGCCATGTCCTCAGTTCCGCGATTGATGAGTAATTCGTCATATCGAGGTGAAGGGGAGTAATCGAGATATAGCCGTTTGTGACGGCATAAAAATCGGACTCGATGTCTGTGTTGAACTGTATTTCATGGGCGCGGATTGTATAATAGTTGCCACCACGAGCGGTTGCTTTCTTGATGTCGGTATCGTCGTATATCCTTTGCCCCTGTCTGGTAATCCTGTATGGAACCTCGTTATCGACAAGACGATCCGGGACGTTGATGTTCAGCAGCGTATCCGGCGGGACGGGATTGTCTTGTATGAAACGAACGAGTTTCGCCGCAAACCGTGCCGCCGGTTCAAAATCATGACTATGTTTCATTTCAAGGGAAAACGCCAGAGAGGGGATACCCAGAAGCATCCCCTCCTTCGCCGCCGACACGGTGCCGGAGTATGAAATATCATCCCCCATATTCGCCCCATGATTTATTCCCGAGAGCACCAGGTCCGGACGTACCGGCATGATGGTGTTTACAGCCAGGTTGATGCAGTCTGCGGGCGTTCCGTCCACACTGTATCGATCGTCTCCCAGGTTTTTAACCTTGAGTGGGTGTTTGAGGGTCAGGCTGTGACTGGCGGCGCTTCGTTCCCGATCAGGGGCGACGACAAAGACATGGTTATCACGCCCTATCCATGCGGCGAGGGTTGAGATTCCCAGGGCATCTATGCCGTCGTCGTTGGATATAAGAATATTCACACCGGAACCCGTTATGTTTTGCCGCCATCCGTATACGTAGTATCACAACAAAACATCCAAAGTCAACCTGATTTATCAGGACACTATGGATGCATGTATAAAAATATAGTCCGGTCGCCTGCGGGATCCGGTTGTGTGTGTGAGGAATGTCTTTCCAATGTACGGTGTGAAACGCAACAGGAACATTCGAGTCGAGCCCACACCCCATTCTCATATGCTATCAATTACGTCACGAAATGCTCGATTAACCGAACGATATCATCGGTGTCCATCGATCCCTTTGAAATAAAATAGTCGGCGCCGCTTTCCAGGGAAGCCTCTTTATATTCCGGTATGTCATGTTGCGTGATAACGATGATGATTTTTTCCGGGTGTGTCTTTTTAATACGGCGGGTTAATTCCAGACCATTGTTGTCCGGAAGCTTTATATCCATAAAAATCAGATCAGGCTGAACCGTCTCCACAAGCAACATCGCATCCTTGCCGCTTTTCGCCTCTTCACATCGAAACGATGAAAACCGAGAGGTAATCAGTTCTTTGAGAGAGTTTCTGAACTGATCATGATCATCGACGATGAGAACAGTCCGTTTCTTTGAATCTTTCGTTCTGTTCATGCAGAATAGAATGCGTACATGTAATTTGATAGTCGGGACAGTCTTTTAATTCTACAGATAGCGTCCACTCATGCCGGGTGTTTCACATACACCGAAATCATGTACGGCAGATCGGAAACATACTGCTTCATGCAAAAACGCTGAATATTATTTGATGTATTATAAATGTGTGTATTTCTACTTTACTCCCTCTCAAAGCTGTGGTAAATAAGGTCTTGACAGTATTTTGTTAATTATTATACCTTATTTTGTAGACTTTCACACTGTCATTTTGTTTTTTGTTTTTTGTATCATGAAAAAACACACCGTAATGATAGCGGAGGATCACACCATCCTCCGGGACGGACTCAAGTCTCTCTTGACATCCGAGGGGGATCTGGACGTGGTCGGGGAGGCCGAGGACGGAATCGTCGCCATACGACTTGCACGGAAACTTCTGCCCGACATTATCCTGATGGACCTCTCCATGCCGAAGATGAGCGGCCTCGGGGCAATCAAGGAGATCAAGAAGATCAGTCCCTACTCAAAGATACTCGTCCTCACCATTCACAACACAGACGAATATATCATGGAAGTGCTGAATGCCGGTGCGGACGGGTACATTCTCAAGGACGCCAATCAGGAAGAGTTGATCATGGCTATCAAGAGCGTCTTGAGCGGCGGCTCCTACCTGAGTCCCGGTGTATCAAAGAAGGTCATTAACGGATACCTTGAGGGGAAAAAGGAGCTGAAGGTCGTATCGGCCTGGGACAGCCTGACCCAGAGGGAAAAGGATGTGCTCAAGATGATCGCCGAGGGATATAAAAACAAGGAAATCGCCGATAACTTGTGTATCAGCGTCAAGACGGTGGAAAAGCATCGGGCCAACCTCATGAAAAAGCTTGACCTTCATAACGCCTCTGCGGTCACGGCATTCGCACTGGAAAAAGGGCTTATCAATCAGTAATCACCGATTCCGAGATGATCCACTCGGCTGAAACCTCGGTGCCTTCGTTAATCCGCGAGTCAAGATGAAACTTTCCTCCGGAGAACTCGATACGTTCTCTCATCGATGTCAATCCCATTGATTCATACCTTCGTCGGGACGCATTGAACGCCTCGAGGTCGAAGCCCGAGCCGTTGTCTCTCATCCTCAGCAGGAGCCTCTCGTCTTTTCTCTCCAAGAGAATAAAGATATGGTCCGCCCCGCTGTGTTTCACGGCATTATTGAAAGCTTCCTGAATAACCCGAAACAGGATTGTTTTAAGCCGGTGAGGAATGTCCTCCTCTTTGAGAGACATGTTCATCTCCACCGTCATGTCTTCACATCCACCCTGGTGTTCACGAACAAACCAGTTGAGCGTGGCAATGAGCCCGAGATCATCGAGGGTCGACGGTCTGAGATCCATGACGATCCGTCTGATCTCTTCTATTGTTTGCCCGGACAATTCAACCGTGGACGAAAGCATATCGTGTGTCCCTTCGTCTGACCGACCCGTTCGCCTCTTGAGACTTTCAAGCTTCATCTTGATGCTGGTGAGCGATTGGCCGATGCTGTCATGCAGCTCACCGGATATACGCTTTCTCTCGTTCTCCTGTGCCTGCATCAGGCGGGATGAAAGATGGCGGAGCCGCTGTTCCGATTCCCGTAGGAGACTTTCTGCGCGGATTCTCTCGGCGAGCTCATGTTTCAGCTCGACGTTCAGTTTATTAAGTTCCGCGGTACGATCACGAACACGGATTTCCAGTTCATCCTTTGTTCTCTTCAGCTCCTCCTGCGCCTGTTGATGGGCACGTTCCAGTCGCCTCTGGTTGAGCACCCGATCAATCACCGAGGGCAGCAGATCAAAATACCCGCTTCTGACATCCTTTACGATATAATCGCCGACCCCTATTTTCATCGCCTCCACAGCAATGTTCTCATTGCCCGCACCGGTTACCATGATCGTCGGCGGCAGTTTGTTTCTTTCGCTCAGAATTTTTGCGACCTCCAGGCCGTCGATTTCCGGCATATCATGATCGAGAATCAGGACATCGTAGGATCCCTTTTCGAATGTATCCAGGCCTTCACGTCCGTTCAACGCGATATCGACATGGTATCCCCTATTGGACAATAACTTCTGAAGCAGTTGGGCAAGGCCCTTATTATCCTCCATATAGAGTATGTTTATTTGTTCTTTAGTATCCACGGTACCCATCACATGCTGGTGTATTCATGCCGCTTTTACGATCCGTCCATGATCTTTTTATCAAGCATCTCGAAAAAGCCGCCCAAATCGATAT from Candidatus Zymogenaceae bacterium carries:
- a CDS encoding DedA family protein encodes the protein MPALFVLAFCESSFFPIPPDVLLIALAISIPKRAFRYALACAIASVVGGALGYLIGLKFMELIGIPILNFYGYMDQFLRLQELFQAYDFWVVGMAGFTPIPYKVFTIASGACSIDFIRFMAASFVSRSARFFIVAGLIYLFGEPIKDFIDKYFNLLTIVFFALIVLGFVVIKYLV
- a CDS encoding protein-L-isoaspartate(D-aspartate) O-methyltransferase, producing the protein MAPVDEYSISAQRMVSNQIESRGIRDERVLDAFRRVPRYRFVEDALRGQAYNDHPLPIGSGQTISQPYIVALMTEALELSGTESVLEIGTGSGYQTAILAELAGHVYSIERIEKLAKRSKGILEELGYTNITIKVDDGTQGWREYAPFDAIIVTAASPDVPSPLVDQLSDGGSLVIPVGGRISQELVKITRKGNGTKRTHMGDCRFVKLIGEHGWKN
- a CDS encoding TIGR00725 family protein yields the protein MRKPNQIAVVGSGTEDDAIESQAREVCGMLAERGVIVICGGLGGAMRGASQGTKEAGGTAVGIIPGTDKDDANPFVDVTIVTGMGHARNALVVGSADGVIALAGGAGTLSEVALALKMRKPVVGLLAWGHIDGVMYATTPADAVRLILEEIQ
- a CDS encoding response regulator transcription factor, which encodes MNRTKDSKKRTVLIVDDHDQFRNSLKELITSRFSSFRCEEAKSGKDAMLLVETVQPDLIFMDIKLPDNNGLELTRRIKKTHPEKIIIVITQHDIPEYKEASLESGADYFISKGSMDTDDIVRLIEHFVT
- a CDS encoding response regulator produces the protein MDTKEQINILYMEDNKGLAQLLQKLLSNRGYHVDIALNGREGLDTFEKGSYDVLILDHDMPEIDGLEVAKILSERNKLPPTIMVTGAGNENIAVEAMKIGVGDYIVKDVRSGYFDLLPSVIDRVLNQRRLERAHQQAQEELKRTKDELEIRVRDRTAELNKLNVELKHELAERIRAESLLRESEQRLRHLSSRLMQAQENERKRISGELHDSIGQSLTSIKMKLESLKRRTGRSDEGTHDMLSSTVELSGQTIEEIRRIVMDLRPSTLDDLGLIATLNWFVREHQGGCEDMTVEMNMSLKEEDIPHRLKTILFRVIQEAFNNAVKHSGADHIFILLERKDERLLLRMRDNGSGFDLEAFNASRRRYESMGLTSMRERIEFSGGKFHLDSRINEGTEVSAEWIISESVITD
- the surE gene encoding 5'/3'-nucleotidase SurE, with protein sequence MNILISNDDGIDALGISTLAAWIGRDNHVFVVAPDRERSAASHSLTLKHPLKVKNLGDDRYSVDGTPADCINLAVNTIMPVRPDLVLSGINHGANMGDDISYSGTVSAAKEGMLLGIPSLAFSLEMKHSHDFEPAARFAAKLVRFIQDNPVPPDTLLNINVPDRLVDNEVPYRITRQGQRIYDDTDIKKATARGGNYYTIRAHEIQFNTDIESDFYAVTNGYISITPLHLDMTNYSSIAELRTWHL
- a CDS encoding response regulator transcription factor, coding for MKKHTVMIAEDHTILRDGLKSLLTSEGDLDVVGEAEDGIVAIRLARKLLPDIILMDLSMPKMSGLGAIKEIKKISPYSKILVLTIHNTDEYIMEVLNAGADGYILKDANQEELIMAIKSVLSGGSYLSPGVSKKVINGYLEGKKELKVVSAWDSLTQREKDVLKMIAEGYKNKEIADNLCISVKTVEKHRANLMKKLDLHNASAVTAFALEKGLINQ